In one Streptomyces marincola genomic region, the following are encoded:
- a CDS encoding allantoate amidohydrolase, giving the protein MWEELRPIGREASTGGYRRYAWTAADGELRAWFRDQAARRGLRYEVDRNGNQWAWAGDPAAGDAVVTGSHLDSVPDGGAFDGPLGVVSAFAALDVLRERGAVAARPVGVAGFADEEGARFGVACLGSRLSCGLFDPDRARGLRDADGVPLHRAMERAGLDPDAIGPDPERLAGIGAFVELHVEQGRALAGLGRPVGVGSVIRPHGRWRFDFRGRADHAGTTRIEDRRDPMLTYAHTVLAARKRARLAGALATFGKVDTEPNAVNAVPARVTAWLDCRADDPDALDALVAEIGRSAAERGERDGVSFTLTRESHTPGVAFAPGLRDDIAARLGGAPALPTGAGHDAGILASAVPTAMLYVRNPTGVSHAPDEHADEADCLAGVTALADVLEGLACR; this is encoded by the coding sequence ATGTGGGAGGAACTGCGGCCGATCGGGCGCGAGGCGTCGACGGGCGGGTACCGGCGGTACGCCTGGACGGCGGCCGACGGGGAACTGCGCGCCTGGTTCCGCGACCAGGCCGCCCGGCGCGGCCTGCGGTACGAGGTGGACCGCAACGGCAACCAGTGGGCGTGGGCGGGCGACCCGGCGGCGGGCGACGCCGTCGTCACCGGCTCGCACCTGGACTCGGTGCCCGACGGCGGCGCCTTCGACGGGCCGCTCGGCGTGGTCTCCGCGTTCGCCGCGCTCGACGTGCTGCGGGAGCGCGGCGCGGTCGCCGCCCGCCCGGTCGGCGTGGCCGGCTTCGCCGACGAGGAGGGCGCCCGGTTCGGTGTGGCCTGCCTCGGCTCCCGGCTGTCCTGCGGGCTGTTCGACCCGGACCGGGCGCGCGGGCTGCGCGACGCGGACGGCGTGCCGCTGCACCGGGCGATGGAGCGGGCCGGCCTCGACCCGGACGCCATCGGCCCCGACCCGGAACGCCTGGCGGGCATCGGCGCGTTCGTCGAACTGCACGTCGAGCAGGGCCGCGCGCTCGCAGGTCTCGGCCGGCCCGTCGGCGTGGGCTCGGTCATCCGCCCGCACGGCAGGTGGCGGTTCGACTTCCGCGGCCGGGCCGACCACGCGGGCACCACCCGCATCGAGGACCGCCGCGACCCGATGCTCACGTACGCCCACACGGTGCTCGCCGCCAGGAAGCGGGCCCGCCTGGCCGGCGCGCTCGCCACGTTCGGCAAGGTCGACACGGAGCCGAACGCGGTCAACGCCGTGCCCGCCCGCGTCACGGCCTGGCTCGACTGCCGCGCCGACGACCCCGACGCCCTCGACGCGCTGGTGGCGGAGATCGGGCGGTCCGCCGCCGAACGCGGCGAACGGGACGGTGTGTCCTTCACCCTCACCCGGGAGTCGCACACGCCGGGCGTGGCCTTCGCGCCCGGGTTGCGCGACGACATCGCGGCCCGGCTCGGCGGCGCCCCCGCCCTGCCGACCGGCGCGGGACACGACGCCGGCATCCTCGCCTCGGCCGTCCCCACCGCCATGCTGTACGTACGCAATCCGACCGGCGTCTCGCACGCACCGGACGAGCACGCCGACGAGGCCGACTGCCTGGCCGGGGTGACCGCGCTGGCCGACGTACTGGAGGGCCTGGCGTGCCGCTGA
- the hutU gene encoding urocanate hydratase, which yields MTGPRPVRAPRGTAPTARGWPQEAALRMLQNNLDPEVAEHPDQLVVYGGTGRAARDWASFDAMTATLRTLGPDETMLVQSGRPVGVMTTHEWAPRVLIANSNLVGDWANWEEFRRLERLGLTMYGQMTAGSWIYIGTQGILQGTYETFAAVAAKRFGGTLAGTVTLTAGLGGMGGAQPLAVTMNGGVAVCVDCDPRAIERRIAHGFLDVRADSLAEAMDLAAEARSARRPLSIGVLGNAAEVLPHLLATGAPVDIVTDQTSAHDPLAYLPVGVDFAGMADYAARAPEDFTRRARESMARHVEAMVGFQDAGAEVFDYGNSIRGEARLAGYDRAFDFPGFVPAYIRPLFCEGKGPFRWAALSGDPRDIAATDRAVLDLFPGNESLARWITLAGERVRFQGLPARICWLGYGERERAGERFNDMVAAGELAAPVVIGRDHLDCGSVASPYRETEGMRDGSDAIADWPLLNAMVNVASGASWVSIHHGGGVGMGRSLHAGQVTVADGTALAGQKIQRVLTNDPGMGVIRHVDAGYPEAEAVAAERGVRVPMREAP from the coding sequence ATGACAGGACCTCGACCCGTCCGCGCCCCGCGCGGCACCGCGCCGACCGCGCGCGGCTGGCCGCAGGAAGCGGCCCTGCGCATGCTCCAGAACAACCTGGACCCCGAGGTCGCCGAGCATCCCGACCAGCTCGTCGTCTACGGCGGAACGGGCCGGGCCGCGCGTGACTGGGCGTCGTTCGACGCGATGACCGCCACGCTGCGCACGCTCGGACCCGACGAGACGATGCTCGTCCAGTCGGGGCGGCCGGTCGGGGTGATGACCACGCACGAGTGGGCGCCGCGGGTGCTGATCGCGAACTCCAACCTGGTCGGCGACTGGGCGAACTGGGAGGAGTTCCGCCGCCTCGAACGCCTGGGGCTGACCATGTACGGCCAGATGACCGCCGGTTCGTGGATCTACATTGGTACCCAGGGCATCCTCCAGGGGACGTACGAGACGTTCGCCGCGGTCGCGGCCAAGCGCTTCGGCGGCACGCTGGCCGGGACCGTGACGCTGACCGCCGGCCTCGGCGGCATGGGCGGCGCCCAGCCGCTGGCCGTCACCATGAACGGCGGTGTCGCCGTCTGCGTCGACTGCGACCCGCGCGCGATCGAGCGGCGCATCGCCCACGGCTTCCTCGACGTCCGGGCCGACTCGCTGGCCGAGGCGATGGACCTGGCCGCCGAGGCCAGGTCCGCGCGCCGGCCGCTGTCCATCGGCGTGCTCGGCAACGCGGCCGAGGTGCTGCCGCACCTCCTCGCCACGGGCGCGCCGGTGGACATCGTCACCGACCAGACCAGCGCGCACGACCCGCTGGCCTACCTGCCCGTCGGCGTCGACTTCGCCGGCATGGCCGACTACGCCGCCCGCGCTCCCGAGGACTTCACCCGCAGGGCCAGGGAGTCGATGGCGCGGCACGTGGAGGCGATGGTCGGCTTCCAGGACGCCGGCGCCGAGGTCTTCGACTACGGGAACTCGATCCGCGGCGAGGCCCGGCTGGCCGGCTACGACCGCGCGTTCGACTTCCCCGGCTTCGTGCCCGCCTACATCCGCCCGCTGTTCTGCGAGGGCAAGGGGCCCTTCCGGTGGGCGGCGCTCAGCGGGGACCCCCGGGACATCGCCGCCACCGACCGCGCCGTCCTCGACCTGTTCCCCGGGAACGAGTCGCTGGCCCGCTGGATCACCCTGGCCGGGGAACGCGTCCGCTTCCAGGGCCTGCCCGCGCGGATCTGCTGGCTCGGCTACGGAGAGCGGGAACGCGCGGGCGAGCGGTTCAACGACATGGTCGCCGCCGGTGAGCTGGCCGCGCCCGTGGTCATCGGGCGCGACCACCTGGACTGCGGCTCCGTCGCCTCCCCCTACCGCGAGACCGAGGGCATGCGGGACGGCTCGGACGCCATCGCCGACTGGCCGCTGCTGAACGCCATGGTCAACGTGGCCTCCGGCGCCTCGTGGGTCTCCATCCACCACGGGGGCGGCGTCGGCATGGGCCGCTCCCTCCACGCCGGCCAGGTCACGGTGGCCGACGGCACCGCCCTCGCGGGGCAGAAGATCCAGCGCGTGCTGACCAACGACCCGGGCATGGGCGTGATCCGGCACGTCGACGCGGGCTACCCGGAGGCGGAGGCGGTCGCCGCGGAACGCGGTGTCCGCGTCCCCATGCGGGAGGCGCCGTGA
- a CDS encoding type III PLP-dependent enzyme domain-containing protein, with protein sequence MVSPTRRDRAVRALLARHPLTDHEPLAALLDLQGVRDAAAELRAAFDEVTAPEQPVLHTFAVKAGSLVPVLRLLDGFGIGCEVASPGELALARAAGLAPDRIVLDSPAKTPTELAEALALGIALNVDNPQELARLDALTAGRPPAGPVGVRVNPQVGGGAIDAMSTATATSKFGVALGDPGARAWVLRAFADRPWLTRLHCHVGSQGMPLERMAAGVLATWELAEEINAAAGRRQVDTLDIGGGLPVNFASDEHTPSFRDYARLLRRTVPGLFDGRYGLVTEFGRALLAKSGFILARVEYTKSAGGRPIAVTHAGAQVAVRTVFVPESWPLRVAAYRADGSPKTDGPPVRQDVAGPCCFAGDLVARDRPLPELEPGDLVALLDTGAYYFSNAFGYNALPRPGVYGYSADGDGPAVLTTLRRPQTMAELVAEYGGDC encoded by the coding sequence ATGGTTTCGCCCACCCGACGCGACCGGGCCGTGCGCGCGCTGCTCGCCCGGCATCCGCTGACCGACCACGAACCGCTCGCCGCCCTGCTCGACCTCCAGGGCGTCCGCGACGCCGCGGCCGAACTCCGCGCGGCCTTCGACGAGGTGACCGCGCCGGAGCAGCCGGTGCTGCACACGTTCGCCGTCAAGGCCGGCTCGCTCGTCCCCGTGCTGCGGCTGCTCGACGGCTTCGGCATCGGCTGCGAGGTCGCGAGCCCGGGCGAGCTGGCCCTGGCCCGCGCCGCCGGGCTCGCCCCCGACCGCATCGTCCTCGACTCCCCCGCCAAGACGCCGACGGAACTGGCCGAGGCACTCGCCCTCGGCATCGCGCTGAACGTGGACAACCCGCAGGAGCTGGCCCGCCTCGACGCGCTCACGGCCGGCCGGCCACCGGCCGGGCCGGTCGGCGTGCGCGTCAACCCGCAGGTCGGCGGCGGCGCCATCGACGCGATGAGTACGGCCACCGCCACCTCGAAGTTCGGCGTCGCGCTGGGCGATCCCGGCGCCCGCGCGTGGGTGCTCCGCGCGTTCGCCGACCGCCCCTGGCTGACGCGGCTGCACTGCCACGTGGGTTCGCAGGGCATGCCGCTGGAGCGGATGGCCGCCGGCGTCCTGGCCACCTGGGAGCTGGCCGAGGAGATCAACGCGGCGGCCGGCAGGCGCCAGGTCGACACCCTCGACATCGGCGGCGGCCTGCCGGTGAACTTCGCCTCCGACGAGCACACACCGTCGTTCCGCGACTACGCGCGCCTGCTGCGGCGCACCGTGCCCGGCCTGTTCGACGGCCGCTACGGTCTTGTCACCGAGTTCGGCCGGGCCCTGCTCGCCAAGTCGGGCTTCATCCTGGCCCGCGTCGAGTACACGAAGTCCGCCGGCGGCCGGCCCATCGCCGTGACGCACGCGGGGGCGCAGGTCGCGGTGCGCACCGTGTTCGTTCCCGAGTCGTGGCCGCTGCGCGTCGCCGCCTACCGCGCCGACGGCAGCCCCAAGACCGACGGCCCGCCGGTGCGGCAGGACGTGGCGGGGCCGTGCTGCTTCGCCGGTGACCTGGTGGCCCGCGACCGGCCGCTGCCCGAGCTGGAGCCGGGCGACCTGGTGGCGCTGCTCGACACGGGCGCCTACTACTTCTCCAACGCGTTCGGCTACAACGCGCTGCCGCGCCCCGGCGTCTACGGCTACTCGGCCGACGGCGACGGGCCCGCGGTGCTCACCACCCTGCGCCGCCCGCAGACGATGGCCGAACTGGTCGCGGAGTACGGCGGCGACTGCTGA
- a CDS encoding MurR/RpiR family transcriptional regulator produces the protein MRMSEASARLARLFEGHRLTPTQRRIAQCLLRRPREAPFLSSVELAGLAGVSQPSVTRFAVALGFDGYPALRRRLRECVGEDRDERGDREDAPGGDRAAGGGGAPRANAYQRAVLAEIDHLRQLAAALADPAGVEAAGRLLAASRPLPVLGLRAAAGEAHGFAYFAAKVHPDVRLLDEGGSALADRIEAAADAGASALLCFALPRHPREVADALAVARAAGLRAVVIADSALAPVAAPGDLLLAAGVGTGLSFDTASAPALLARAVLEAMLDALPDAQARLERFDARAADRGIFLN, from the coding sequence ATGCGGATGAGTGAGGCGAGCGCCCGGCTGGCCCGGCTTTTCGAGGGCCACCGGCTGACCCCGACGCAGCGCCGCATCGCGCAGTGCCTGCTCCGCAGGCCGCGGGAGGCGCCGTTCCTGTCCAGCGTGGAGCTGGCCGGGCTCGCGGGGGTGAGCCAGCCGTCGGTGACCCGCTTCGCCGTGGCCCTGGGGTTCGACGGGTACCCGGCGCTGCGCAGGCGGCTGCGGGAGTGCGTGGGCGAGGACCGGGACGAGCGCGGCGACCGGGAGGACGCCCCGGGCGGCGACCGGGCGGCCGGGGGCGGCGGTGCCCCGCGGGCGAACGCCTACCAGCGCGCCGTCCTGGCCGAGATCGACCACCTGCGGCAGCTGGCCGCGGCCCTGGCGGACCCGGCAGGCGTCGAGGCGGCGGGCCGGCTGCTCGCCGCGTCCCGGCCGCTTCCCGTGCTCGGCCTGCGGGCCGCGGCGGGCGAGGCGCACGGCTTCGCCTACTTCGCCGCCAAGGTGCACCCGGACGTGCGGCTGCTCGACGAGGGCGGCTCCGCGCTCGCCGACCGCATCGAGGCCGCGGCGGACGCGGGCGCGAGCGCGCTGCTGTGCTTCGCGCTGCCCCGCCACCCGCGCGAGGTCGCGGACGCCCTGGCCGTGGCCAGGGCGGCGGGGCTGCGCGCGGTCGTGATCGCGGACAGCGCCCTCGCGCCGGTCGCGGCGCCGGGGGACCTGCTGCTCGCGGCCGGGGTGGGCACCGGCCTGTCGTTCGACACCGCGAGCGCGCCCGCCCTGCTGGCGCGGGCGGTGCTCGAAGCCATGCTCGACGCGCTGCCGGACGCGCAGGCGAGGCTGGAGCGGTTCGACGCCCGCGCGGCCGACCGCGGCATCTTCCTGAATTGA
- a CDS encoding cystathionine beta-synthase: MQFHESMIDLVGNTPLVRLTSVTEGIEATVLAKVEYFNPGGSVKDRIALRMIEAAERSGELRPGGVIVEPTSGNTGVGLAIVAQRKGYRCIFVCPDKVSLDKINVLRAYGAEVVVCPTAVDPQHPDSYYNVSDRLVRETPGAWKPDQYSNPNNPLSHYETTGPELWKQTEGRITHFVAGVGTGGTISGTGRYLKEVSGGRVRVVGADPEGSVYSGGSGRPYLVEGVGEDFWPTAYDPEVADEIVAVSDRDSFRMTRRLAREEGLLVGGSCGMAVVGALEVARRLGPDDVVVVLLPDGGRGYLSKIFNDEWMADYGFLEDGGPQTRVGDVLRRKDGGLPSLVHMHPDETVGQAIEVLREYGVSQMPVVKPGAGHPDVMAAEIVGSVVERELLDALFTQRAALDDPLERHLCAPLPHVGSGEPVADLMAVLQEADAAVVLVDGKPTGVVSRQDLLSFLASE; encoded by the coding sequence GTGCAGTTTCACGAGTCGATGATCGATCTTGTCGGCAACACCCCTCTGGTCCGGCTGACCAGTGTGACCGAGGGCATCGAGGCCACCGTGCTCGCCAAGGTTGAGTACTTCAACCCCGGCGGCTCGGTGAAGGACCGGATCGCGCTGCGGATGATCGAGGCCGCCGAACGGTCGGGCGAACTCCGGCCCGGCGGCGTGATCGTCGAGCCGACCTCGGGCAACACCGGCGTCGGTCTGGCGATCGTCGCCCAGCGCAAGGGATACCGGTGCATCTTCGTGTGCCCGGACAAGGTGTCCCTCGACAAGATCAACGTCCTGCGGGCGTACGGCGCCGAGGTCGTCGTGTGCCCCACCGCCGTCGACCCCCAGCACCCCGACTCGTACTACAACGTGTCCGACCGGCTGGTCCGCGAGACGCCGGGAGCCTGGAAGCCCGACCAGTACAGCAACCCCAACAACCCGCTCTCGCACTACGAGACGACCGGGCCCGAGCTGTGGAAGCAGACCGAGGGCCGCATCACGCACTTCGTGGCGGGCGTGGGCACCGGCGGCACCATCAGCGGCACGGGCCGCTACCTCAAGGAGGTCAGCGGCGGCCGGGTGCGCGTCGTCGGCGCCGACCCCGAGGGCTCGGTGTACTCGGGCGGCTCGGGGCGCCCCTACCTGGTCGAGGGGGTCGGCGAGGACTTCTGGCCCACGGCCTACGACCCCGAGGTGGCGGACGAGATCGTCGCCGTCTCCGACCGCGACTCGTTCCGGATGACGCGGCGGCTGGCCCGCGAGGAAGGGCTGCTCGTCGGCGGCTCGTGCGGCATGGCCGTCGTGGGCGCCCTGGAGGTGGCCAGGCGGCTCGGCCCCGACGACGTGGTGGTGGTGCTGCTCCCGGACGGGGGGCGCGGCTACCTCAGCAAGATCTTCAACGACGAGTGGATGGCCGACTACGGCTTCCTTGAGGACGGCGGCCCGCAGACCCGGGTCGGCGACGTCCTGCGGCGCAAGGACGGCGGGCTGCCGTCCCTGGTGCACATGCACCCGGACGAGACGGTGGGGCAGGCCATCGAGGTGCTGCGCGAGTACGGCGTCTCGCAGATGCCCGTGGTCAAGCCGGGCGCCGGGCACCCGGACGTGATGGCCGCGGAGATCGTCGGCTCCGTCGTCGAACGAGAGCTGCTCGACGCGCTGTTCACGCAGCGGGCCGCGCTCGACGACCCGCTGGAACGCCACCTGTGCGCGCCGCTGCCGCACGTCGGCTCGGGCGAGCCGGTGGCCGACCTGATGGCGGTCCTCCAGGAGGCCGACGCGGCGGTCGTGCTCGTGGACGGCAAGCCGACGGGTGTGGTGAGCCGGCAGGACCTGCTGTCGTTCCTCGCCTCGGAGTAG
- a CDS encoding SGNH/GDSL hydrolase family protein, translated as MSRARVARRIATAAAYGGGGISVLGGAAAGLIFTEMRYARRRVGRAAAGEPPLTDGVYGTAFAACAGPPWRLAMLGDSTAAGLGVRRAGQTPGALLASGLAAVSERPVELHSVALPGAVSADLERQVSLLLTEPGRAPVPDVSVIMIGANDITGHVPPARSVKHLAEAVARLRTAGCQVVVGTCPDLGSVEPVGQPLRWVARRLCRQLAAAQTIAVVELGGRTVSLGALLGPEFAANPRELFGPDRYHPSAEGYQTAAMAILPTLCAAVGAWPAEERDEAARRERLLPVADAAARAVTEGGTEVSAADSPTPDAGAGRRALGAMLHRRRRRPLPAAEDAPPQEPARDTSPTCG; from the coding sequence ATGTCGAGGGCGAGGGTGGCACGGAGGATCGCGACCGCCGCGGCCTACGGGGGCGGCGGGATCAGCGTGCTCGGCGGCGCGGCGGCCGGGCTGATCTTCACCGAGATGCGGTACGCCCGCCGTCGCGTCGGCCGGGCAGCCGCCGGGGAGCCGCCGCTCACGGACGGCGTGTACGGCACTGCGTTCGCGGCCTGCGCGGGACCGCCGTGGCGGCTGGCGATGCTGGGGGACTCCACGGCCGCCGGCCTCGGTGTGCGGCGCGCGGGCCAGACGCCGGGCGCGCTGCTGGCCTCGGGCCTCGCCGCGGTGTCGGAACGCCCGGTCGAGCTGCACAGCGTCGCCCTGCCGGGGGCCGTTTCCGCGGATCTGGAACGGCAGGTGTCGCTGCTGCTGACCGAGCCGGGCCGGGCGCCGGTGCCTGACGTGAGCGTGATCATGATCGGGGCGAACGACATCACCGGCCACGTGCCGCCGGCCCGTTCGGTGAAGCACCTGGCCGAGGCGGTCGCGCGGTTGCGCACGGCGGGCTGCCAGGTGGTCGTCGGCACCTGCCCCGACCTCGGCTCGGTCGAGCCGGTGGGGCAGCCGCTGCGGTGGGTCGCCAGGCGGCTGTGCCGCCAGCTCGCCGCCGCGCAGACCATCGCGGTGGTCGAGCTGGGCGGGCGGACGGTGTCGCTGGGGGCGCTGCTGGGGCCGGAGTTCGCGGCGAACCCGCGCGAGCTGTTCGGCCCCGACCGCTACCACCCCTCGGCCGAGGGCTACCAGACGGCGGCGATGGCGATCCTGCCCACGCTCTGCGCCGCGGTGGGCGCCTGGCCCGCCGAGGAACGGGACGAGGCCGCCCGCCGCGAACGGCTGCTGCCCGTCGCGGACGCTGCGGCGCGCGCGGTCACGGAGGGAGGCACGGAAGTGAGCGCGGCGGACAGCCCGACCCCGGACGCCGGCGCGGGGCGGCGAGCGCTGGGCGCGATGCTGCACCGCCGGCGCAGGCGCCCCCTGCCCGCGGCCGAGGACGCGCCCCCGCAGGAGCCGGCACGTGACACCTCCCCTACTTGCGGGTAA
- a CDS encoding acetyl-CoA C-acetyltransferase, producing MPEAVIVSAARSPIGRARKGSLKDFRPDDLTATIVRAALDRVPELDPEELDDLLLGCGMPGGEQGHNLARVVAVQLGLDRLPGATVTRYCASSLQTTRMAFHAIKAGEGDAFVSAGVEMVSRRERGSSDGIPGTQNPRFASAQARTEARATGGAPTWHDPREDGELPDVYIAMGQTAENLAQAMDVTRADMDAFAVRSQNLAEQAIADGFWQREITPVTAPDGTVVTADDGPRPGVTLEAVSALKPVFRPDGRVTAGNCCPLNDGAAALVVMSDTRARALGITPLARIVSTGVSALSPEIMGYGPVAATRQALDRAGMTIGDIDLAEINEAFAAQVIPSYQDLGLDLDRLNVNGGAIAVGHPFGMTGARIATTLINSLQRHDKQIGLETMCVGGGQGMAMVIERLS from the coding sequence GTGCCAGAAGCAGTGATCGTCTCCGCCGCCCGCTCCCCCATCGGCCGGGCGCGCAAGGGCTCGCTGAAGGACTTCCGCCCCGACGACCTGACCGCGACCATCGTCCGGGCCGCGCTCGACCGCGTTCCTGAGCTCGACCCGGAGGAGCTGGACGACCTGCTGCTCGGCTGCGGCATGCCAGGCGGCGAGCAGGGGCACAACCTGGCCCGCGTGGTCGCCGTGCAGCTCGGGCTCGACCGGCTGCCGGGCGCCACCGTCACCCGGTACTGCGCCTCCTCGCTCCAGACCACGCGGATGGCGTTCCACGCGATCAAGGCGGGCGAGGGCGACGCGTTCGTCTCGGCCGGCGTCGAGATGGTCTCCCGGCGCGAGCGCGGCTCGTCCGACGGCATACCCGGCACCCAGAACCCGCGGTTCGCGTCCGCCCAGGCGCGCACCGAGGCGCGCGCCACCGGCGGCGCGCCCACGTGGCACGACCCGCGCGAGGACGGCGAACTCCCGGACGTCTACATCGCCATGGGCCAGACCGCGGAGAACCTGGCCCAGGCCATGGACGTGACCCGCGCGGACATGGACGCGTTCGCCGTGCGCTCCCAGAACCTCGCGGAGCAGGCCATCGCCGACGGCTTCTGGCAGCGCGAGATCACTCCCGTCACCGCGCCGGACGGCACGGTGGTGACGGCGGACGACGGGCCGCGCCCCGGCGTCACGCTTGAGGCGGTGAGCGCGCTGAAGCCCGTCTTCCGCCCCGACGGGCGGGTCACCGCGGGCAACTGCTGCCCGCTCAACGACGGCGCCGCGGCGCTCGTCGTGATGTCCGACACCCGGGCGCGCGCCCTCGGGATCACGCCGTTGGCCAGGATCGTGTCCACGGGCGTCTCGGCGCTCTCCCCCGAGATCATGGGGTACGGGCCCGTGGCGGCGACGCGGCAGGCGCTCGACCGGGCCGGGATGACGATCGGCGACATCGATCTCGCCGAGATCAACGAGGCGTTCGCCGCCCAGGTGATCCCCTCCTACCAGGACCTGGGCCTCGACCTCGACCGCCTCAACGTCAACGGGGGCGCCATCGCCGTCGGTCACCCGTTCGGCATGACGGGGGCCCGGATCGCGACTACGCTGATCAACTCCCTGCAACGGCACGACAAGCAGATCGGCCTCGAAACGATGTGTGTCGGCGGCGGGCAGGGCATGGCCATGGTGATCGAACGACTGTCCTGA
- a CDS encoding Bax inhibitor-1/YccA family protein yields MRSSNPVFTRRGFTRDGGYAGFNAAPQPQTGNPYAGSPSNPYAQPGNPYAQPQAGPHGGAVPPVAPPRAGVMTIDSVVSRTAITLGTVVAAAAVAWITDLPLALGFVFALVALGLGLWQSFKREASPALIMGYAVAEGLFLGTISSAINAVAPGAAMQAVIGTMAVFAGVLFMYKQRIIRVNARFTKFVLAAAVGFLLLSLVNLVVAMIGGGNGLGLRDGGLGILFGIAGVVLGACFLALDFKMVEDGIAYGAPEKESWLAAFGLTLTLVWIYLEFLRLVAILQGD; encoded by the coding sequence ATGAGGAGCAGCAACCCGGTCTTCACGCGTCGGGGGTTCACTCGGGACGGTGGCTACGCCGGCTTCAACGCCGCACCGCAGCCGCAGACCGGGAATCCGTACGCGGGGAGCCCGTCCAACCCCTACGCGCAGCCGGGGAACCCGTACGCGCAACCGCAGGCGGGTCCCCACGGCGGTGCTGTGCCGCCCGTCGCGCCCCCGCGCGCCGGTGTGATGACGATCGACAGTGTCGTCTCCCGCACCGCGATCACCCTGGGCACCGTCGTCGCCGCCGCCGCGGTGGCGTGGATCACGGACCTGCCGCTCGCCCTCGGTTTCGTGTTCGCGCTCGTCGCGCTCGGCCTGGGCCTGTGGCAGTCGTTCAAGCGTGAGGCGTCGCCCGCGCTGATCATGGGCTACGCGGTCGCCGAGGGTCTGTTCCTCGGCACCATCAGCAGCGCGATCAACGCGGTGGCCCCTGGCGCGGCGATGCAGGCCGTGATCGGCACGATGGCGGTGTTCGCCGGTGTGCTGTTCATGTACAAGCAGCGGATCATCCGGGTCAACGCCCGGTTCACCAAGTTCGTGCTGGCCGCCGCGGTGGGCTTCCTGCTGCTCTCGCTGGTCAACCTCGTGGTCGCCATGATCGGTGGCGGCAACGGTCTCGGCCTGCGTGACGGCGGCCTCGGCATCCTCTTCGGCATCGCCGGTGTCGTGCTCGGCGCCTGCTTCCTCGCCCTGGACTTCAAGATGGTCGAGGACGGCATCGCCTACGGCGCTCCCGAGAAGGAGTCCTGGCTGGCCGCCTTCGGGCTGACCCTCACCCTGGTGTGGATCTACCTGGAGTTCCTGCGGCTGGTCGCCATCCTTCAGGGCGATTGA
- a CDS encoding tyrosine-type recombinase/integrase, whose translation MFGTSVTYAPARTFKAEKAVSADGSVRWVIASDEYELHSEASAYLASLRSRDRSINTERVYAGRVALYLTYCAANGLDWAAPGFAALSRFLHWLVEEPLPSLGRQKRTEPRHRSRTTANQILTTVGEFLRFGVPNGWVRPETAAMLSEEKYLSFLPPGYSAGEDGQYRVINAKTIKFNVAVPGYEWLSDEQFEQLVNVTTRARDRFLVCLLGATGIRIGEALGLHRQDMHLLSTSASLGCQVLGPHIHVRRRQNANGALAKSRMPRWIPVDENLASLYAEYSYEREHIPEAADCDMVFVNLFRAPLGKPMSYPNAKDLFDRLAVKAGFAARPHMLRHTAATRWIRSDTPRDVVQNLLGHVSPSSMDPYVHATEADKRAAVDRLAAKRRQEVKA comes from the coding sequence GTGTTTGGCACGTCTGTTACGTACGCTCCTGCGCGTACTTTCAAGGCCGAGAAGGCTGTCTCTGCCGATGGTTCCGTCCGCTGGGTCATCGCGTCCGACGAGTACGAGCTGCACTCGGAGGCGAGTGCCTATTTGGCGTCGCTGCGGTCACGGGACCGCTCGATCAACACGGAGCGCGTGTATGCGGGCCGGGTCGCGCTGTACCTGACGTACTGTGCGGCCAACGGCCTAGACTGGGCCGCGCCGGGCTTCGCTGCGCTGTCCCGTTTCCTGCACTGGCTGGTGGAGGAGCCACTGCCGTCGCTGGGGCGCCAGAAGCGAACGGAGCCGCGTCATCGCTCGAGGACGACGGCGAACCAGATCCTGACCACGGTCGGTGAGTTCCTGCGGTTCGGCGTCCCGAACGGGTGGGTTCGGCCGGAGACGGCCGCGATGCTGTCGGAGGAGAAGTACCTGTCGTTCTTGCCTCCGGGGTACAGCGCGGGTGAGGACGGCCAGTACCGCGTCATCAACGCGAAGACCATCAAGTTCAACGTCGCGGTGCCGGGCTATGAATGGCTGAGCGACGAGCAGTTCGAGCAGCTGGTCAACGTCACGACCCGGGCCCGCGACCGCTTCCTCGTCTGTCTGCTGGGGGCTACCGGAATCCGGATCGGTGAGGCTCTGGGCCTGCACCGGCAGGATATGCATCTGCTGTCCACCTCGGCCTCGCTGGGCTGCCAGGTGCTCGGCCCACATATTCACGTCCGGCGTCGGCAGAATGCCAACGGCGCCCTGGCCAAGTCCCGTATGCCGCGGTGGATTCCCGTGGATGAGAACCTGGCGTCGCTTTACGCCGAGTACTCCTATGAGCGGGAGCATATACCCGAGGCCGCCGACTGCGACATGGTGTTCGTCAACCTCTTCCGGGCCCCGCTCGGCAAGCCCATGAGTTACCCCAACGCCAAGGACCTGTTCGACCGCCTGGCGGTCAAGGCGGGTTTCGCGGCTCGCCCGCACATGCTGCGGCACACTGCCGCGACTCGATGGATCCGCAGCGACACCCCCCGCGATGTCGTGCAGAACCTCCTCGGTCATGTCTCGCCCTCCTCCATGGATCCGTACGTTCACGCCACTGAGGCCGACAAGCGAGCCGCCGTCGACCGTCTCGCGGCCAAGCGCCGCCAGGAGGTGAAGGCGTGA